A region of the Burkholderia savannae genome:
CGAGCAGCACGGTGTCCGCTTCGCGCGCCGACGCGTTGCCCGCGAGCCTCGGCCGCGCGCGTCGCCGGCGCGCCCACAGCATGACGCCCGTCACCGCGAGGAGCGGCGCCGACAGCGACGCCGCGCCCAGCGCCAGGCCGAGCCACCACAATCCTTCGCCCGTGTGCAGCATTTTCACGGCGGCATGCAGGCGCTGCCAGCGGTCGGCGGCGCGGTAGGCGAGCGAAGCGCCCGTCGACGGATCGACGACGCCGGCGCCGTTCGTCGTCTTCAGCTCGATCACGCCGCCGCCCGGCTCGTCCGGCGCGGGGAACGTCAGTTGGCGCAGCGTCGACGTGTCGATCGCGCGCAGCGCGGGCATTTGCTCGACGGGCATCGGCGCCGCCGCGTGCGCCGCCATGCTCGCTTGCGCATCGAACGCCGAGGCCGACGCGCCGCGCTCGGGAATCACGCCGAACGTCGTCAGCGACAGCGCGAGCCCCGTGAGCGCCGACAGCGTGAGCCCGGCGAGCGCGACGCGCGCAGTCTCGTTGTGCAGCCGCTGCAGCCCGTCGCCGCCGATCCGGCCGAACAGTCGCCGCCAGCCGCCCATCCGGCGCGCGAGCAGCGCGAGCCCGGACAGCGCGACGAACAGCATCGCGGCGGCGGTCGCGCCCGTCGCGATCCGGCCCGCGTCGCCGAGAAAGAGCTTGCGGTGCAAATTCGTCAGCCAGCGCACGGCGGGCGACGGCCGAAAGTCGGCGACCGGCCGGCCCGTCGAGGGATCGACGATCGACGCGCGCGGCTCGTCGGCGGCCGCGTAGTAGGCGACGATCTGGCCCGACGGCCGCCGCACGAGCTTTTCGACGCCGGGCACTTGCGCGCGCACGCGGCCGGCGAGCGTCGCGACGTCGAGCGGCGCGTGCGGCGTGCCGGCGACTGTCGCGCGCTCGAGCGCGGGCTGGATCGACAGCGCCGCGCCCGTCAGCGTGACGACGATCACCAGCACGGCGGCGATCAGTCCGGGAATCGAATGAAGCTTGCGCAGCATGGAACGCCTCTTGTCCTCGTGTTAAAGCGAATAGCGGAACGACTTCACGTAGCCGCGGCCCTTGACCGCCTTGCCGGCGCTCGCCGCGGTCAGCGGCACGACGACTTCCGACGGGTTCTCGTTCATGTCCTCGACCGCGGTGTCGATGTGGATTTCGCAGCCGGCGTCGAGCAGCGCGTCGGCCACGTCGAGCGTCGCGCGCAGCGTCTTGCCCGCGCCGACGCTCGCGCCCGTGATGCCGTCGAGCCGCTGCGAGCCGCCCGTCGCGCGATACCAGTCGCGCAGATGCCGGTAGTACTTCGTCTGGCGGCCGGCCATCCACAGCGCGCCCTGGTAGCGGCCCGCGCGATCGGTGACGTACAGGACGACGTACGCGCCGTCGCCGCCGTAGTCGGCAAGCTGCGTCTCGAACGTGACCTCGCGCGCGGAGGCGAGCGACGGCGCGGCGAGCGCGCCTGCGAGCGCCGCGATCGGCAATGCGTGTTTCATCTGGGTTCTCCTGGTATCGGTGAGGATGGCGGCGCGGACCGCATCGAGCCGGGTGTCGCGTGTCGTCCGGGCGCCGGAAGGGCGGTGGCGGCGGGGGAATGTCGGCGTCGCGATCGGCGCGGCGGCGGACGCCGTATCGTCGGCTCGCAAGCGTCGCAAGCCGGGCGAGTCACTCGCGCCGCTTACGCCGCCCGCGCCGTGACCGCCGGAACTCCGCCCGTGCCGCGACCTTTCGCCGCTGCTTCGCGATCGCGCCGATCGTGCTGATCGTGCCGATCGTGCCGATCGCGCGCCGGCAGCCACGCGAGGCCGCACGCGGCCGCGCCGGAGGCCGCCATGTCGCGGGCGGGCATTCGGCAATCGGTCATGGGCGGGAAGGTCGACACGGCCATGGACTCAGCCATCAAATTCAGCGAACGACGCGGCCATCGACTCAGCCATCAATTCAGCGATCGATGCCGCCATCGACGCGCCCATCGCATCGCCGGCTGCGCCAAACAATGCAGCGCGGCAACCCGGCGGCGCCGCGCGACCAGCCGCCTTCAGCGAATCTGCACGTCGGGCTTCGAGCCCGGCTTCAGCGCGCCGCCCGCGGGCGCGCCCGTCGCCGGCCCGCCCGCCGGGGCTTGCGCGCGCGGCGCGCGGCCATGGTCGTCGTCATCGTCGTGGTCGTGCTTGCGGTCGCCCTCGCGCTTCATCCGCACGACGTCGAGCGTCACCGGATCGAGCTTCGCCTTGAAGCGCTTGCCGTCGGCGTCGTGGCCCTTGATTTCGTAGCAGCCGTCGTCGGCCTTCAGCTTGTCGACGCGCCAGCCTTTGTGCTGCGCCATCGCGCGCACTGCGTCGCGCGGCTTCCAGTCGGCGAGCGGCGCGTGGCAGTCGTCGCCGTCGTCCGCCATCGCCGCGCGGATGCCGAGCGCGCTTGCGAGCACGAGCGACGCGAGCGAAACGAGCGTCACGCCCTTGATCAGTCGCGAGGTTTTCATTGCGTGATATCTCCTGTTCGGATCGTCGGGCTCTACAATGCGCTCGGCACCTGAAGCGAAGCTTGCGGGCGCGAAAAAGTTTCTTCATGTTCGCTTCAGGTTCGCATGGCAGAGTCGCGCCACTCATTCATCAGGACACGCGCATGAGAGTGCTTCTCGTCGAAGACGACCCGTGGCTCGGAGAGGCCGTCCGCGACCAGATCGAGAAAGACGGGCATCCGGCCGATTTCGTCGGCAGCCTCGCCGACGCGCGCCGGCACGTCGCGGTCGCGACCTACGATCTGATCCTGCTCGATCTGCTGCTGCCCGACGGCCGCGGGCTCGACTTCCTGCGCGAGCTGCGCGCGGGCGGATCGACGGTGCCCGTCATCATCCTGACCGCGCTCGATCAGGTCGCGAACCGGATCGCCGGGCTGAACGCCGGCGCGGACGACTATCTGGTGAAGCCGTTCGATCTGTCCGAGCTGTCCGCGCGCGTGAGCGCGGTCGCGCGCCGCTATGCGGGCAATCCGAATCCGCTCGTGAAGCTCGGCGAGCTCGCGATCGACACCGCCGCGCGCAGCGTGAAGCGCGGCGATGCGCGAGTCGACCTGACCGCGAGCGAATGGGCGCTTCTCGAAACGCTGCTCCAGCATCCCGGGATGATCCTGTCGAAGCCGCGGCTCGAGGAGCGTCTGTATTCGTTCAGCGACGAAGTGGAGAGCAACACGATCGAGGTGCACGTGAGCCGCCTGCGCAAGAAGCTCGGCGCCGACGTGATCGAGACCGTGCGCGGCCTCGGCTACCGGCTGAGGCGGGA
Encoded here:
- a CDS encoding DUF2271 domain-containing protein; the protein is MKHALPIAALAGALAAPSLASAREVTFETQLADYGGDGAYVVLYVTDRAGRYQGALWMAGRQTKYYRHLRDWYRATGGSQRLDGITGASVGAGKTLRATLDVADALLDAGCEIHIDTAVEDMNENPSEVVVPLTAASAGKAVKGRGYVKSFRYSL
- a CDS encoding PepSY domain-containing protein translates to MKTSRLIKGVTLVSLASLVLASALGIRAAMADDGDDCHAPLADWKPRDAVRAMAQHKGWRVDKLKADDGCYEIKGHDADGKRFKAKLDPVTLDVVRMKREGDRKHDHDDDDDHGRAPRAQAPAGGPATGAPAGGALKPGSKPDVQIR
- a CDS encoding response regulator, producing MRVLLVEDDPWLGEAVRDQIEKDGHPADFVGSLADARRHVAVATYDLILLDLLLPDGRGLDFLRELRAGGSTVPVIILTALDQVANRIAGLNAGADDYLVKPFDLSELSARVSAVARRYAGNPNPLVKLGELAIDTAARSVKRGDARVDLTASEWALLETLLQHPGMILSKPRLEERLYSFSDEVESNTIEVHVSRLRKKLGADVIETVRGLGYRLRRD